The genomic interval GACCGTGTCATCACCCCGGAGGTCGACCACCTCGTGCTCGAGCAGGAAGCCGATCTTGGGGTGGCTCTCGGCGCGGGCCTTCATGATCCGGCTCGCCCGGAGCGCAGGGCGCCGATGGACGATCGTGACGTGGGACGCGAATTTCGTTAGGAACAGGGCTTCCTCCATGGCGGAGTCTCCGCCACCGACCACGACGAGCTCTTTGCCTCGGAAGAAGAATCCGTCGCACGTGGCGCAGGCCGAGACCCCGTGACCGCGCAGGCGCTGCTCCGCGGGGAGGCCCAGCCATCGGGCGTTCGCTCCCGTCGCGACGATCACGGCCCGGGCGCGCACGTCGCCGCGCGAGCCCGTCCGGAGCAGGAAGGGCCTCACACCGAAATCGACGGACGCGACGTGGTCGTCGATGAACTTCGTCCCGAACCGCGCCGCCTGAGCGCGGAACTTCTCGATGAGCTCGGGGCCCTGGATTCCCTCGGGGAAGCCCGGGTAGTTTTCCACGTCGGAAGTGATCATGAGCTGGCCACCGGCCGGTACTCCCGCAATGACCAGAGGTTCAAGGTTGGCCCGCGCGGCGTACAGCGCGGCGGTCAGGCCGGCCGGTCCGCTCCCGATAATGGCGATGCGGACCTCGACCGGTGGGGCAGACATGGGGATTGGTTCTAGGGAAGCGGAGGATTAAAGGGCCGCCTCTCGAGCGCTCAGAGCTCCGTGTAGCGCGACCGGTGGAACACGAGGGGGGCGGCTTCGACACCGAGCTCCTGGGCAACGACCTCCCCCGCGAACAGGCGGTGGTCCGACACGTGGAACTCGGAGACCACCCGGCATTCGAGCGCCCCCAGGGATCCATCGAGGATCGCGGCGCCGGTGACCCCGCGATGGAGGGGAAGGTCCCGAAACTTCTCCTCCGACGCGAGGGAGAGCGCGAACCGCTCGCTGATCGATCGCTGCTGCGCGCTGAGGAAATTGGCGACGAAGACGCGGCTCTTCGCGACCACCGGGCAGGTGTCGGCGTCGTCCCCGAGACTGACGAGGAGCGACGGGGGATGGAGCGAGACCGAGAGCAGGCCGTTGACCGTGAGTCCGTAATCCGTTGTGCCGTCCCGCGTGGTGACGATCGCGACCCCCGTGGGCCAGCGACCCATCAGACGCCGGAAGACGTTCGGGTCGGTGCTCGGCAATCCACTCATTCGTCTCTCCACTTGAAGAAGTAGATCGCGAGGGCGAAAACGATAACGGCCCCGATCAGGACGACCGCGAGATCCCCGATCGCCCGTGGGATGTTGTTGAACAGGAGCACTTGGTTCATTCCGTCGATCACGTAGTACAGCGGGAGGACCTTCGCCACCAGCTGGAGCCCGGGCGAGAACGAGGATACCGGGAAGAACGTCCCGGCCAGGAACATCATGGGGAACGTGATGACGTTCCCGATTACGGCCGCGGTCTCGGGCGTCTTCGACACGGTCCCGGCGAGCATACCGAGCGAAACGAAGAACAGCGGGCCCACGATCAGGAAGGGCACCAACCAGATGCTGAAGGTGACGTGGGCGCCGAAGATCTCCGATCCGATAGCGAGCATGAGCGCGGCCGAGGCGAACGTGAGCATCGTGTACCAAATGAACCGCGATGCGAGCCACTCTCCCCGCGTGAGCGGCGTGAGCGACAGCTGCCGGAACAGGCCGTCCTTGCGATAGCTGGCGGTGACATCGACCATCGAGAACATGGGGCTGGTCAGGATCGAGAATCCGATCAGCCCCGGGACGAGGTAATCGATGTACGTGTAGACCTGGCTACCCACGTTCAGGCTGCTGGCACCGATGACCGGCGTGCAGTTCCCACTCGAGTTGCCCGCGCAGGCCGCCTGGAGGTTGAACGCGCTGATGACGCCCTGGAGCGCTCCGGCGGCCGTCCCAGCCGACGAGGCGTCCTGGGGATTGGTGTAGAGGATGACCTTGACGGGGCGATGCGCGGTGAAGTTCTGGCCGAATCCTTGAGGGATCACGAGGCCGGCGGAATCTCCGTTCTGGCCGAGATACGTTGAGAGGTTGCCGACCGAGGCTCCGACGACCTGGACCTGAACCAAGTGGGTCTCGTTGAGCGCCCGGAGGAACGCCACGCTCGTAGAGCTGTGGTCGAAGTCCTGGGCGTACAACGTCACGGTCGTCGCCCCCGTACTGGCGAAGATCAACCCGAAGAGCAGGATCAGGATGATCGGGAAGATCAACGAGAAGAACAGGGCGATCGGGTTCCGTACGTAACCATGGGCGACGATGGAGAGGTCCCCACCGATCCGCCGCGGGTTCACGGAGCGCCCCCGGCGGTCGGAGCCGCGGACTTGAGGACTCCTTCATCCATCTGGCCAACGAGGTGCACGAAGACGTCCTCGAGCGTGTCCCGTTCCGTGGCAAACCCGTTCCACGGGAACCCGCTCGCATCGATGACCGACAATATTCGCAGGGCGTCCCCCTTCTCTCGGAGAGCGATTTCGAGCCGGCCGGACTCGTAGCGGACCGCGATCCCCAACTTCTGGCGCACGTATTCCGCGAGCTCGGGAGATCCCTGGACCCGCAGGCGCTCCGGGCCGCCGTAGGTCTCGATGATCTCCCGTGGGGTTCCGCGGGCCACGATCCGCCCGTGGTTGATGATCGCGACCTGGTCGGCGAGGAGCTCGGCCTCCTCCAGGTAGTGCGTCGTGAGGAAGACCGTTCGACCGTCGCGCTTCAGGTCCCGGACGACCTTCCAGATCGCACGTCGCGCATGGGGATCGAGTCCGGTGGTCGGTTCGTCCAAGAAGCACACACGAGGCTCGTCGACCAGGGAGAGCGCGAGGCCGAGCTTCTGCTTCTGACCGCCGGACAGGGTGTCGAAGCGCGAATTCGCCTTGTCCGTGAGCTGCACCTGATCCAGGAGCGCCGCGGGATCGGGCTGCTTGCCGAAGAGCCGACCGTAGTACACGATCGCTTCCTTCGGGGTGACCTTCTCGAAGAAGCGGAACTCCTGGGGGATCACCCCGATCTGGTGATGCAGCTCCCGCCCGTCGGTCCACGGATCGAGGCCCAGCACGCGGATTTCTCCGGAGGTACGGCGTCGGAGTCCTTCGAGCATCTCCGTCGTCGTGGTCTTGCCGGCCCCGTTGGGACCGAGGAAGGCGAACACAGAGCCCTCCGGAACATCGAAGTCGATGCCATCGACGGCCGCGAGGGAGTCGTAGCGTTTGACGAGCTCACGCACCTCGATCGCATTCGACATCCTCCTCGCCGTGCGACGCTCGGTTATGTAACCTGCGGACGATCCCCGAGGGAACAATCGTCAGCACGAGCGCCGGGGCTCCAGCGGCCCGGAAGGGCCGCCGGAGTGGGCAGGGCATCGTCAGCGGAGGCGGAAGACGCAGGGACAGAGCGCGGAGGGCTTCGGCCATGGCCCGAGGGCCACCTGGTGCACCTGCCTCACCGCGCCAGTCGCGGAGGCCGCGAGGGTCTCGCTCCATCCGTCCCTGGTCGTCACAAAAAAAGGAACGCATCCGGAGTAGTTAACTATTGTAACGTTAAACTCGCTTAATGAGTTAAATCAGCCCCTGTCCCTCGAGAGCCGAACAGGACGAGGGCGACCTTTCCTTGCTCGGTCAGCCGGACCCGTCCCCGCGGCCCGGTACCCTCGATTCGGACGAACCCCCATCGCTGCTCGAGCGGTTCGAGCCGGCGGCGAAGACGCCCATGCTGAGCCTGGGGGGTGAGCCCGCCGCCCTCGAGACCCGTTGCGTCGAGGCCGAGCTCCCGGAGGAGCTCGCGCTTGCGAAGTGCCCCCCCTCGCCGGTCGAGGGCGTCGAGCACCTCGACGAGTTCGGATCCCGGCGCGCGCAGCTCGTAGACCCCCACGGGATCGATGCCGCTGACGACGTCGTTGACGGGTCGCACGCGGGGGGTGCGATTGGAGTACCACGAGCGGGAGACCCGAACGTAGTACGGCTCTCCCTTCCATAACATGCATGAGAGGGTTCCCGCGATCGACGTGATCTTGGTCCCGGTCGAGACGTTCACCCGGATCGGAACGACCGACGCGTCGTGGCGGTCGAGTCGCCGCTCCGACTCAAAGATTTGCCGGAACGCCCCGAGCGCTCCGAACACGTCCCATATCTCCGTCGGCGTCACCTGGACGTCCACGGGCCACGGGGCGGCACGCAGGCGCCGCACCACGGCATCGACGAACGGTTGCGCGGCGTCGCGCTCGGAGCGCGTCAACAAGTAGACGCGATCAGCGCGATCGGAGAGGATCGGTTCGGTGATGCGCTCAACCTCGAAGCCCACGGGGGCGACGTGGATCCGTGCGCGCGGGTCACCGATGGGAGTCCGCGGGATCGAGCGCGTCGAGCGTCTCGGCACGGCGGACGGAACACGATGAGTCGGATGAACTTGCGGGGTCCGACGGGCCGGGTTGCCTTGCACGAGGGGTCCTTGCACGCGTTGCAACACGGCAGCTGGGACGAAAGGTGATATCGCCCCGGACCCCGCCCTGCCTCCCCGAGTCAGATCCCGATGGCCGTACCGCTCGCCGCCGCACTTCGCTCGACCCCGCTCTTCTTCGAGCCCGTCCCGCCCGGTGCCCGCATGAGCGCCGAGCGTGCGGCGAAGCAGCTCGCCGCGGTCGTGGACGTCATCCGAGCCGTCCCGCGCATCGATGCGGTGGACGTGCCCGAACTCGTGGACGAGAACCACGAAGGACGTCCGTACTACCGGACGGGGGATCCCCGCGAGTACGCGCGACGGATCCACGAGAACACGGGGCGCGAGGTCATCGTCAACAAGGTCGTGGCCCACCTCGCGACCCCGGAGGCCGTGGCCGAGTGGGCCCAGGAAACGGTCGCCCGGGGAATCCGACACGTGGTTCTGGTCGGCGGCACGAGTCGGTACATCCCCTACCCCGGACCGACCGTCATCGAAGCGAACCGACTTTGTTTGCCAATCTTCCAGGACGTGCGGGGGAGCCTGGGCAACATCACGATCCCTCAGAGGGTCGGCGAAGCGCATCGGATGCTTGCGAAGACGCGCGCCGGCGCTTCCTTCTTCACGACCCAGATCCTCTTCGACGCCACGGCCGCGAGCGGGATGATCGAGGAGTATGACCGTTTGTGCCGGGAGGCGAAGCTCGCTCCCGCTGCGGTCCTCCTCAGCGTCGCCCCCCTCGGGGACGATAGCGACGTGGAATTCGCCCGTTGGTTGGGCGCCGAAGTATCCGAGGCGGCCGAACAGGAGATCCTCTCGGGCCCCGAGTCGGAGGCCGGATCTCGCAGCGTGACCCAGGCGCTACGTCTCTGGTCGACGGTCGATCAGGTACGTCGAAAGCACGGTCTCTCGGTCCCGCTGGGCGTGAACGTCGAACAGATCACGACCCGGCACCTTCCGCACGCGGAGGAGATGCTTCGAGCGTTCGCCGACGTCCTCCCTCGGGAGGAATCCCCTTCGGGCGCATCGAGGACCCCGGACCCACTTCGCTCCTAGCCGAGCGCGTGCGAGAGGGCGTCGATCGCCTCGCTCATGTCGTCCCGTTCGAGCACGAAGATCGTGTCCGTGTAGCACGACATCGCCTGGACGATGTTGATTGAACGCGTGGAGAGAACGCTCGTGAGCCGGGCAAGGAGCCCTGGGGTCTCCTCGATGCTCTCCGGGCTCGTGACCGCGAGCTCGACCAGTCCTCTTCGAACGGAGATGATCTGCGACTCGCGCAGCTTCCGTGTGAAGCGCGGGACCGAGTCCTCGTCGATCACAATCACCGTCCCTCGCGAGACTTGGATCAACCGGCAGATGGAATTCTCATCGAGGATCTCTTCGACGACGTCCCCGAGACGTCGGAGCACGTCGACTCCCTGGTCGACGGTGATGGTGGCCACCTTACTCCGGGTCTCGATGCGGCTCTTGCTGAGGACGCGGCGGACCGTCTTCTCCCGAGACTCGTGGTTGGGTCCGAGCGGGAAACGGCGGCATGCCGCCACGATCGCCTCCAGGTGCTCGGTGCCGATCTCCTCCCCGATCTTTCGCGCGATCGCGGAGTGATTGGCGATCCCGAGACGGAGCGCCTCGGTCACCGCGGGCCGGGCATCGATCCATTCCCGGACCGCACGAGCGGTCGTTCGGTCGCTATTCGACATAGTGTCTGAAATCCGACATATAAGTCCGGCTTGTCCAATCACGGTCAAATGGTACTTATAGGCGTCCCTTGCTTCATCGTCTTGTCGAAGCCCCACGAAATGGA from Thermoplasmata archaeon carries:
- the trxB gene encoding thioredoxin-disulfide reductase — encoded protein: MSAPPVEVRIAIIGSGPAGLTAALYAARANLEPLVIAGVPAGGQLMITSDVENYPGFPEGIQGPELIEKFRAQAARFGTKFIDDHVASVDFGVRPFLLRTGSRGDVRARAVIVATGANARWLGLPAEQRLRGHGVSACATCDGFFFRGKELVVVGGGDSAMEEALFLTKFASHVTIVHRRPALRASRIMKARAESHPKIGFLLEHEVVDLRGDDTVRGVLTRNVRTGETRELRADGMFVAIGHDPATEVFRKALDLDERGYIRTHDITRTSVEGVFAAGDVYDHRYRQAVTAAGLGCMAALDAERFLEESSAPR
- a CDS encoding flavin reductase family protein, with the protein product MSGLPSTDPNVFRRLMGRWPTGVAIVTTRDGTTDYGLTVNGLLSVSLHPPSLLVSLGDDADTCPVVAKSRVFVANFLSAQQRSISERFALSLASEEKFRDLPLHRGVTGAAILDGSLGALECRVVSEFHVSDHRLFAGEVVAQELGVEAAPLVFHRSRYTEL
- a CDS encoding ABC transporter permease, which encodes MNPRRIGGDLSIVAHGYVRNPIALFFSLIFPIILILLFGLIFASTGATTVTLYAQDFDHSSTSVAFLRALNETHLVQVQVVGASVGNLSTYLGQNGDSAGLVIPQGFGQNFTAHRPVKVILYTNPQDASSAGTAAGALQGVISAFNLQAACAGNSSGNCTPVIGASSLNVGSQVYTYIDYLVPGLIGFSILTSPMFSMVDVTASYRKDGLFRQLSLTPLTRGEWLASRFIWYTMLTFASAALMLAIGSEIFGAHVTFSIWLVPFLIVGPLFFVSLGMLAGTVSKTPETAAVIGNVITFPMMFLAGTFFPVSSFSPGLQLVAKVLPLYYVIDGMNQVLLFNNIPRAIGDLAVVLIGAVIVFALAIYFFKWRDE
- a CDS encoding ABC transporter ATP-binding protein — encoded protein: MSNAIEVRELVKRYDSLAAVDGIDFDVPEGSVFAFLGPNGAGKTTTTEMLEGLRRRTSGEIRVLGLDPWTDGRELHHQIGVIPQEFRFFEKVTPKEAIVYYGRLFGKQPDPAALLDQVQLTDKANSRFDTLSGGQKQKLGLALSLVDEPRVCFLDEPTTGLDPHARRAIWKVVRDLKRDGRTVFLTTHYLEEAELLADQVAIINHGRIVARGTPREIIETYGGPERLRVQGSPELAEYVRQKLGIAVRYESGRLEIALREKGDALRILSVIDASGFPWNGFATERDTLEDVFVHLVGQMDEGVLKSAAPTAGGAP
- a CDS encoding DUF6293 family protein, with protein sequence MPRRSTRSIPRTPIGDPRARIHVAPVGFEVERITEPILSDRADRVYLLTRSERDAAQPFVDAVVRRLRAAPWPVDVQVTPTEIWDVFGALGAFRQIFESERRLDRHDASVVPIRVNVSTGTKITSIAGTLSCMLWKGEPYYVRVSRSWYSNRTPRVRPVNDVVSGIDPVGVYELRAPGSELVEVLDALDRRGGALRKRELLRELGLDATGLEGGGLTPQAQHGRLRRRLEPLEQRWGFVRIEGTGPRGRVRLTEQGKVALVLFGSRGTGADLTH
- a CDS encoding ACT domain-containing protein, with the protein product MSNSDRTTARAVREWIDARPAVTEALRLGIANHSAIARKIGEEIGTEHLEAIVAACRRFPLGPNHESREKTVRRVLSKSRIETRSKVATITVDQGVDVLRRLGDVVEEILDENSICRLIQVSRGTVIVIDEDSVPRFTRKLRESQIISVRRGLVELAVTSPESIEETPGLLARLTSVLSTRSINIVQAMSCYTDTIFVLERDDMSEAIDALSHALG